aaaaatattttcaaaaaattgctaaatatGCGTGAttgtagtaatttattttttatttgaaaattatttcaatctcattagttttcgattaatttatttatctattgcttgtataaaaatagtttaaaattattattttttcaatattgtttaAGTACCTAACAGTCGATCTcctctttttttttgcatcGCAATCACTGTAAGAAACGGTATTATCCTTGTTGCActcataattataaaactattgcagttttatgtttttcttttaaagaaatgagaatttcgaaaaaaacgctctgctatgaaatagataattaaaaaatctattacgtagcagagtgttttttttttttttcaaaattcttctttgtctaagagaaaaatataaagttacaATCGTATAGGGACCGgtagttaagaaatttttttttatttattaaattttgtaatttcatGTCTTGTGAagctatttatcaaaattttatatgagaacataaattttttttatgtgccCTTTCAGCATGGATCCCTACTAACTTGTTGCTATGCGCCCTTTTTGCATTAGTCACGCGATATATTATCTCTTACACTAcctgtaatataataaataaaaactgaatataattattaacgatttttttttgaggatttttttgtctcatattttttatcaaaaattttgatttgaatagaaaataaaaaatgaaaataaattataaaaaataaataaaaaaaaaaaatttctcaactAAATAgctgtattttaaataatccaaCTATTGAATAATTCTAGTTTGtcattcataaatatattttaattacaacatctaattaattaaaaattttatattcatacACTGCTACAAacattaatgattatttttcagaaaatgagtaataaaaaaagaaaataaataatcgtaCAGTCGatagttgtttttattttataaatataaataaaaaatttttagattattttacgTCTGTCTTTTACTCAACAgatacaattataaaaattttaattctatgtaactatttttatactgcatttaatttaaatttatcttaacGCCTGAAAcatcgaaaattaaaaaattaattattgcaaatAGTAAATGAAgtattgtattttaaaaatgtaaattatttataaaattaataatacatagtaaaataaatggaaaattgaatagaaatttaattaaatgcaTTAGGAATATtagtttttcattattataaattaaccgCACATAACATGACGGACAAATTCTTCGTAATTAATATTTCCTTGAGAATCTTCATGCCCAGCTAAAAGAGTTTCGACTTCTTCATCGCTCAGTTTCTCacctgtaaataaaattattttttaattaaatattggccaaaaaattaaaaattcaattttttaagataaaaattaattaagcaaatattcaataatttttttaataaaaaaatatttaatttttattttaaaaaaattaactaagcaaccattcaataatttttttaataaaaaaaattgatatttagaaattaaaaaaaaaaaaataaaaatgtatttaaaaaaaaatttttctaaacaaatttatttataaaataaataaaaaaatgatcaagtaactgctaatttaaataagataaaaaaatatttaatttttgttaaaaaacaattaattaagaaaatacttttttaataaaaaaaattcatgtttagaaattaaataaaaaaataaaaatgtacttcaaaaaaaatttttccgaacaaatttatttataaaataattaaaagaatgaTCAAGTAATTGCTAACTTAaatgtgttaaaaaaatatttaatttttatcttaaaaaattaattaagcaaatactcaataatttttttaataaaaaaaatttttttttgaataaatttatttataaaataattttaaaaaatgatcaagtaACTCCTgacttaaatataaaaaaaaataaataaataaaacaaaatttctttgaaattaataaataatatttaccaagAGTAGTTAGCAGGTGTCTCAACTCAGCTGAGGAAATGATACCATTTCCATCTTTATCAAAGTGACGTAATCCCTCGATGAAATCATCAGCAGTGTCAGACGTGCGAGACTTGCTAATAGCTTGATAAATTGGCAAGAAAACTTCAAAACTGATGCGCTCATCTGGTTTGTGCTGGTGGGTGAATTTTTTGACGTCTGACTCGGTGGGGTTTTGCCCTAGAGCCCTTAGGGCATCGCCGATTTGGGACACGTGGATCTTGCCGTCTCCACGGCTGTCAAACAACTGGAATGCTTCTTGgaactctaaaaaaaaaaaaaaaaaaaaaaaacaattttaaaaaattgccactattttttaaactaactAAAATAtgacaataaagttagccgacatctaaaaattttttaaattttttatattgaaaaaattattaaaaaaaaatttattgaaaaaatttcacatgtagaaaattataaaaattatacacgcaattttgtaaaaatattttttttgttctaatttaataaaaaaaaaaaaacaatctaaAATTGTTGTACGtcggttaattttaatatcataactAAAGTCACCATCCATTGAAGAGAGCATCCTGTTAGTCAGTTCTTGGTAATTAACTCcgtacattttaaaaaataattaaaataaaaaattgcaatgaaactaaaattagccgacagcaaaaaatttttatttttttttattaattgaattagcaataaaaaaatatttttaaaaaattgcacgtatagtttttcaaattttttgcatgtggaattttttcttttaatttttttataataattttattaataaaaaaaattctgaaaattgtcAGCTGTCTgctgattttattttcataaaattgcaacgtaaaaaataattaaaataaaaaattgcaacgCGAGCAAGTAAAACTGTCAGCGTTAAACTgacttaagaattttaaaaaattcagcaaATGAAATCGCGAACCCCTCTACTGTCAGGTTAAATCAGAGCAGACAGTATGACCACCTCCAGCGCAGATCACCTCTGCTAAATTCTGTCTATAAAAGGTTATTTATTCGCAATAACGCATTTAAGGGATCAGTAGAGGGGTCAGTTAATGTCTGCTCACTGTTTCACCTATAAAAAGAGACAAGTTCTACTCTTGACCTCATTTAAAGATCTCCAATGTCCAAtgaaagtataaatataaattaaccaGCAACCACCATACGACTGACttgtaattgttttttttttaaattacctgCGAGCTGGTCTTCGGAGTAAGATGCCtgtaaacattaaaaaattttgttttatttatcttatcaTGCTAATGacaataacaatgataattataattgtattgataattgtaattataattattgttggagtaataattaaaaaaacttaccaTGGCGAACAgtcttgaaataataaaataaacgttTACAGATTAATAATCCGATGAATCACAGACTAACGCAATTTATTAATGGAAATGCTTACATTTAATACAAGAAAAGAACAAATGGCACACAGCCACACACGGATGCCACGGGCGtggtatatatgtatatatattgtgtattgtgtattggaaaaaaattaacacgtAACCTCCCGGCAATTTATCGGTGGGAAAAATAAACGAAGGTACAACTAGCGCCCTCGTATTGTTGTtagtatatttaaataaatcacaGTGCTACAATTATaggtttataaataaaagtataattttttaagtataaataagtGTAACTtcatatttacaatattaaaatgatactaaagtcagctgacagctgtcaattttttaatttcttataaaaaatcaattacaacaataaaaatgcttttaaaattttttacttataatttatgacattaaagttagctatcacttgacaaatttttaattttatttaacaattaaattaattctaaaaaattatttttaataaattgcatttttaatttttttaaatttctacatgtcaatttttttttcttattgtttttgccataatttatttgttaaaaaacgttctgaaaattattaaatatctgctaaattaattttcattgttataaaattataaaaacagttttattgtctgtcaacttcagtatcatgtattaaaattgattaaaaatacgtGACTGTCAAAATTCGGTCACttggctataataataaagtaagccgacattttttattttttttattttgcttaatttattaaattataactaaaaaatatttttaaaaaattgcacttataattctttgataaaaaaaatcataaaaatttttagatgtcgtctaactttattttcatcaattgGCTCGGAGTTTTATCTTACAATCGGGTAATTTGGAgtaaatacaattatttatttatttattaaatgaaattttagttACTTTTGTCGTGTGTGTTAATATTTTGACAAGAGGTGGTGATATGACAGGCCACCAAGTGACTACGATTGACTTTTGACTagtaagtaattattattattattattattattattgtacaaaaaagaataaattatttgtcatTGTTTAGATATGAAGTTACttatttatgatactgaagtcaATTGAcagctattatttttttttatttttataacaaatcaattgcaataaaaattattatttttttatttataataatttaattgttataaaattataaaaaaatttttagtcagttaacttcagtgtttttattttcggtcttaaaaaattggaacGTTGAGATCTTATGCAGAGAAAAAAGTCAATATacaaaagaatatttaaaaattaaaaaaaaaaaattctttatgccaaaaaatagatttagaaaattgccaaataataaattaattaatttaatcatcaGAACGTTCACCGTGAAGAAAAATACAAATGGCGTTTCTCAAAGCAATCGCTGGAGTAATTGAGGTGTCGCTCAACGACGCATTGGTCATAGGACTGGTATACTTCCCGCAGAGGAACCATTCATTGATAGCGGCTTTCTCATAAATGAATCCATCTGAGCATTTCACTGGTTCGCGCATTATTTCGTGAGTAATCGGGCAAACGTATTCATCTGGAACTTCTGTGTCTtcgaaataattattgaaggTATTTATGTCTTGCTGTTTTAACCAGTACAgctgatttttaaatatcttcatcagctgaaagaaaaaattataataaatattaagtaaaaattaaaaatttttaaattaaataattgattttaaaatttgaaaattaattaatttatttttaaatttataaataaattaatttatttttaaattttaaaattaatttatttatttaaatgagtaaaaaaattacatctggATAATCGAAGACTCCAAGCCTTGCAATAAGAACTTCTTCAGGCAAAGTGAGTAAAAGTCTTCCATTGAGCCTAGAAGCCGCAACGCGGCCTTCTAAAATTCCTAAATCAACTTCAATCAGCCATTTAACAATATCCTCGGTTTTCCAAtcgattatattttttctgttgTTCCGTAATTGGTCTATTAAAATACTTTGGGATATAAGTTGCTGTGGAAGTCGCCATAATGCTACTGTTTTATCCAAAGCCCCtagatataaattaattatttaaaaaattgtatggtAGTTACTAATATGACAATGACTGGTAATTGATTATATTTACCTGTAGCAAATAACGCAGTGTCGCCGGAAAAGGCACAACATGTTACTAAACTTTCATGATATTCTAGTACGAAGAGACACATACCAgaattctgaaataaaaattaataaatttatttttaatttattatttgaaaaaatttaacgaaaaattattttgtaaataaaattaaataattaaattttcaattttttattaaaaaataataacaataatactaacaaatgtattttttaaattattattattatttttgaataaaaaattattattttaattttgtatccCAACacttggataaaaaatttaatttttaattcaataataatttcaaaaatttattattattttttgagctagtttttaaaaaataataataaatagtttaaataaaataaatattaccaCACTCCATATTCTAGCAGTTCGATCAGTAGCAACACTACCAATAATTTCACCATGAAAAGGAGCGAATTTAACATCCATAACATTTCCCCCATGACCAGAAAGAACTCGTTTTTCTCTATAAGACACTAAACTCGCATAAGAGCCTTCTTCAGCATCTTCACAAAAATTAGAATCTTTGTTATTCTTcggattaatttttatttgccaCAACTTTACATAAGAATCATTTCCGCAGGTCGCTAAAGTAAAACTTTTGCTATCGTCATCGCGAACCGTGGGTGAATGTCTTGAacctttaaataataaatccaaagaaaaatcaataaaacaactaaacttaaaaatttttgttaatttataaaataaataaaaaagtataccAACGACTGCTGTAAAAGGTGAAGAAGTAGCAGGACTAAAATCGCACCCTTGAACTCCAAGATCATGAGCGTCACAGACAGCAATTGCGTTAGAGTCTCCGTAGATTTCAAATATCCTCCAGGAGCCTTCACTGCAAGCTGTCACGATGTAAGATGAGTCTGGAGTGAAGGCTATAGCGGTAATTGCGTCTGCGTGGCCTTCCAAAATTCTGCATTCAAAATTCCTGATATTATTTccattttaattgaattgaattgaattgaattaatttaatttaattaaaatatgtctaattaatagaataaatgatttataacaGTACTGTATTTCTTCCATAGTATTTATATCCCAAAGAGTTGTTTTTTCATCATCTCCAGCAGTCGCTAGCTTGGTACCGTCTGGAGACCAGCGACATACACGAATGCCAGTTCCTGAATTGACAAATGATTCACGCGCTTGTTCTCCAgtctgtcaaaaaattaaaaaaaaatatttgcttaaaattattgacaattaaaattaatataatgatGATTACTTCAGTACACCAGAGCATAGTGGTCCCGTCTAAAGAGCAAGAAGCTAGCATTGTTCCGCAAGGACTGAACTCGATGTAATTTACACTGTACTTGTGACCGTCAATAGGACTGAAAGGCTTTTCGACAAATTTAAGCTCCACGTGTGCTATTTGTTCTCCATTTTCTGTGTCTACTATTTCTTCTTCTCTTTCTGCAGTCCAGAGTCTCACAAGTTTGTCcctttaaagtaaaaataaaaataaaaataaaaattaattatttctaagtatttgtgtaaattttaatttataaaattctaagtatttttgtgaattttaatttataaaattactcaCCCAGAACCAGACGCTAGTAAATTATTACCGTAGAAAGCAACTCCATTGACCGCGCCGCCGTGGTCGTCCAAGGTTGAAATCAGGGTAACATCATTGCCAGAATTTTCGGCAAAATGCACAACTTTTTGCTCCTGAACCGCGTCCTGATTTTCTTCGCTTGACTGATGAATCAGAGCGGCAGTTCGACGCAAAAGTTTTGAGTCAAGGGTTAAGTTATTGCCAGTGAGATCCCAGACTATTACGCTACGGTCGTTTGAACCTGTTGCTAGAAGATTGCCGTCTCTTGAGAAGGCACAGCATGCTACGTAACGTTTGTGATCTCTTAGAACTGATACTATTTTTCCTGTATtctaaacaatattattattattatttattaaagagcatttattattatttaataacattataaattataaattattattattattttgacatttaaaaaaattttaaataataataaaagtatttttgaaattattatttttttttaattaaaaattgaaaatttaattttttattcaaatgttggaattaaaaattaaatatttaatttttaattcaaacgtaataataatttcaaaaataaatttattattattactattttaaattaaaaaaatttatttaattataaaattttaaatatcaaataattattaaaaattatttttttctttaaaaataaacaacttaCTGTATCCCATATCACAGCAATTTTATCAAGGCCACTACTAACAATATAAGCCCCATTAGAACTAAATCTAACACAAGTCAATGCACTGCTATGCCTTTGAAATACTTTTGAAAGCATTATCGATGCAGTAATTGGCTGAGTTTGAGTTTTTCCTTCCACAACTTTAACATCCCATAATTTAACATCGTGATCATTTCCACAAGTCACCAGTTGATATGACTTCTCAATGGCCCCCTgatctaattataaaaaaaaaaaaaaccattttatttaattgcctTTGtagttttaacaaaaaaacttACTCGTTATAACTTGGTAAGAAGAAAAGTCGCAACAAACAACCCCAAGATCATGAGCATCGTCGACTGTCGCGAAGACATTCACCGACTGGTCCAAGCTCTGGCTCCCACTGGTATCCACCATTTCAAATGACGAGAAGAGTTTCAAAACTCCTAGAGTGCACGACGTTAGAAGCCAGTTTGAGTCTGGAGAGAAGGTAACGCTCTGGACAGATCCTTCATGCGCCTGCAGAGACctgtcaattaattaattcataattattaatatatttttatttatgcttaAATTTACCTTATCAAGTTCCGACGGATAAGATCCCAGAGACAAATTTGTCCATTATCCCCCGCAGTCACCAGCAAAGTTGAGTCTGGAGCAAATCGACAAACTCTGACAGCTTCACCGCCAGTTTGCACCAGCGTGTGAATTTTTGATCCAGTCTAttcaatattatcattatcattgtagataaatttaataatatttttttttattaataattaaaataatctacTCTTAAATTCCAGAGTTGTGTTGTCCCGTCGATACTCGCGCTGGCTAGCATCGTTGACTGAGGGCTAATTTTCACACAAGTCACTCCGTATTTGTGACCCATTAACGGTGACCATGATACTTGTTCATATCCAGTTCCTTGGTGCCATTTCCATACTCTGACACTTTTATCcctagaaaaataattttttttttatgatattaaaattttttttttgatacattatagcaagaaaaatttatttaaaaattccatttttataaatttatttaaaaattccattataaaaaaattatttaaaaattgcattttaaaaaatttatttaaaaatttcattttcaaatatttttttttttaaattgcattttaaaaaatttatttaaaaaattcaatttgaaaaattttatttttaaaaaattatattttaaaaaatttattttaaattccattttaaaaactttatttaaaaattccattttaaaaacttcatttaaaaattctattttaaaaaattataaatgcaattttttaaaaataattttctagacttagagaagtttattttaaaaaaaattattcttctttataaaataaaatttacttacccAGAACCGGTGACCAAAGTGCAATCAGCAGCAAAATCAACACTATTTACATCATTCCTATGAACGGATAAAGTTTGTAAAATATGAGCATCCTCGATAGACGACTCCATTTCTAATACTGATTTCTTCTCtgtaaaatattatatcaTCTTTGAATTATTAACGTGCCCGGCAGTTAGCGCGAGAAGATAAAACTTAAACAcgtaaataaaagtaataatgcACTAGGCCTCATTGtatctattattattctatttcTATTGTGTATAGGCCAATGCTGCGCAAAGGCCAcaatacaaattaataaaatatacaatgCTTATAAACTTAAAACTGACGTGTTATGTGACGACTACCACGCGGAAATATCGATCATCTTTCATTGTAATCGCGAATGAATTATTTCtcaacatttattaaatacctgtcatatttttataatttattttttattaattttataaaaaattatttcttatatttCTTCCTTTAAACGCGacaactaataaaataaaataaataattaatatacc
The sequence above is drawn from the Cotesia glomerata isolate CgM1 linkage group LG4, MPM_Cglom_v2.3, whole genome shotgun sequence genome and encodes:
- the LOC123263058 gene encoding myosin-2 essential light chain isoform X2, giving the protein MASYSEDQLAEFQEAFQLFDSRGDGKIHVSQIGDALRALGQNPTESDVKKFTHQHKPDERISFEVFLPIYQAISKSRTSDTADDFIEGLRHFDKDGNGIISSAELRHLLTTLGEKLSDEEVETLLAGHEDSQGNINYEEFVRHVMCG
- the LOC123263058 gene encoding myosin-2 essential light chain isoform X1, which translates into the protein MYGVNYQELTNRMLSSMDEFQEAFQLFDSRGDGKIHVSQIGDALRALGQNPTESDVKKFTHQHKPDERISFEVFLPIYQAISKSRTSDTADDFIEGLRHFDKDGNGIISSAELRHLLTTLGEKLSDEEVETLLAGHEDSQGNINYEEFVRHVMCG
- the LOC123263044 gene encoding WD repeat, SAM and U-box domain-containing protein 1-like; translated protein: MESSIEDAHILQTLSVHRNDVNSVDFAADCTLVTGSGDKSVRVWKWHQGTGYEQVSWSPLMGHKYGVTCVKISPQSTMLASASIDGTTQLWNLRTGSKIHTLVQTGGEAVRVCRFAPDSTLLVTAGDNGQICLWDLIRRNLIRSLQAHEGSVQSVTFSPDSNWLLTSCTLGVLKLFSSFEMVDTSGSQSLDQSVNVFATVDDAHDLGVVCCDFSSYQVITNQGAIEKSYQLVTCGNDHDVKLWDVKVVEGKTQTQPITASIMLSKVFQRHSSALTCVRFSSNGAYIVSSGLDKIAVIWDTNTGKIVSVLRDHKRYVACCAFSRDGNLLATGSNDRSVIVWDLTGNNLTLDSKLLRRTAALIHQSSEENQDAVQEQKVVHFAENSGNDVTLISTLDDHGGAVNGVAFYGNNLLASGSGDKLVRLWTAEREEEIVDTENGEQIAHVELKFVEKPFSPIDGHKYSVNYIEFSPCGTMLASCSLDGTTMLWCTETGEQARESFVNSGTGIRVCRWSPDGTKLATAGDDEKTTLWDINTMEEIQILEGHADAITAIAFTPDSSYIVTACSEGSWRIFEIYGDSNAIAVCDAHDLGVQGCDFSPATSSPFTAVVGSRHSPTVRDDDSKSFTLATCGNDSYVKLWQIKINPKNNKDSNFCEDAEEGSYASLVSYREKRVLSGHGGNVMDVKFAPFHGEIIGSVATDRTARIWSVNSGMCLFVLEYHESLVTCCAFSGDTALFATGALDKTVALWRLPQQLISQSILIDQLRNNRKNIIDWKTEDIVKWLIEVDLGILEGRVAASRLNGRLLLTLPEEVLIARLGVFDYPDLMKIFKNQLYWLKQQDINTFNNYFEDTEVPDEYVCPITHEIMREPVKCSDGFIYEKAAINEWFLCGKYTSPMTNASLSDTSITPAIALRNAICIFLHGERSDD